One Parasphingorhabdus cellanae genomic region harbors:
- a CDS encoding sulfatase-like hydrolase/transferase produces the protein MADSPFGTPDGGPSNGPDGGPDSKWLITRFVAGFLLFSAAYALINQLPLTQSILYRAAAFDYTNAALAGLSFALQALLLFIATLWLSNRWFVLALVLVILSAGINMIYGQIVGDTLDLQKAGWLVTEARQAFNAAGEFASPLALAVGKLLLAAALLIAARRLSHKPVHQLTGGRVAGKKSTTAIMLLLTAPSFLWPVLGLHPLAVERNIYSYAIAILSADPAPPRAVVTATSESDMAIDKIIWLVDESVSYEAFNEIIAPQITRHTPLDFGEAASMGHCSTPSNVALRSGVNVRTVTDTTDLRRTSSIWGYAAKAGYATTMIDGQVSGPPQNLLLPPERALIGTYQSAANGMKTDFAIARSLNANLKADGKQFVYTILRGVHFQYRDHYPQGAMPEGSSMMEQYRKAISYSKQGFFDALLDGVDRSKVAIFYTSDHGQNIEDGVTPHCSGSPVAAEFSVPLIGFLPPDIQQSYASAPGERSHSQLFPTTLALMGYDPIYAADNYDNLLMAPTARYVWFGRGIVPVEAGGRIDVSGGDRFPAQ, from the coding sequence GTGGCAGACAGTCCCTTTGGCACCCCCGATGGCGGCCCCAGTAACGGCCCTGATGGCGGCCCCGACAGCAAATGGCTGATTACCCGGTTTGTCGCCGGTTTTTTGCTGTTCAGCGCGGCTTATGCGCTGATCAACCAATTGCCGCTGACGCAATCTATCCTCTATCGCGCAGCCGCGTTTGACTATACCAATGCAGCACTGGCCGGGCTATCTTTTGCGCTACAGGCTTTGCTGCTTTTCATAGCGACACTCTGGCTTTCAAACCGTTGGTTTGTTTTGGCTCTGGTGCTGGTCATACTCTCTGCGGGGATCAACATGATCTATGGCCAGATTGTTGGCGATACACTCGACCTACAGAAAGCCGGCTGGCTCGTGACAGAGGCACGGCAGGCCTTTAACGCGGCAGGAGAGTTTGCATCGCCGCTTGCGTTGGCAGTTGGCAAGTTGCTACTGGCCGCCGCTTTATTGATAGCCGCACGGCGCCTGTCGCATAAACCGGTGCATCAGTTGACCGGTGGCCGCGTTGCTGGCAAAAAATCGACCACCGCTATCATGCTGTTGCTGACAGCGCCCTCGTTTCTCTGGCCTGTCCTCGGCCTGCATCCGCTAGCCGTGGAACGCAATATCTACAGCTACGCGATAGCGATCCTGTCCGCTGATCCCGCACCGCCGCGCGCTGTTGTCACGGCCACATCTGAATCGGACATGGCGATCGATAAAATCATCTGGCTGGTTGATGAAAGCGTATCTTATGAAGCCTTTAACGAGATTATTGCACCACAGATCACGCGCCACACGCCCCTGGATTTTGGCGAAGCGGCATCCATGGGCCATTGCAGCACGCCGTCGAACGTCGCGCTGCGATCAGGAGTGAATGTCCGAACTGTCACTGACACGACAGACCTGCGCCGCACATCGTCCATCTGGGGCTATGCGGCGAAAGCAGGCTATGCCACGACGATGATTGACGGGCAGGTTTCCGGGCCGCCACAAAATCTGTTGCTGCCGCCTGAACGGGCATTGATTGGCACGTACCAAAGCGCTGCCAATGGTATGAAAACCGACTTTGCTATCGCGCGGTCACTCAATGCCAACTTGAAAGCGGATGGCAAACAGTTCGTTTATACCATCCTGCGCGGTGTCCATTTTCAATATCGCGACCATTATCCCCAAGGCGCAATGCCAGAAGGCAGCAGCATGATGGAGCAATATCGAAAGGCGATATCCTATTCCAAACAGGGTTTTTTTGACGCGCTGCTAGACGGCGTTGATCGTTCCAAGGTTGCGATTTTCTATACATCCGACCATGGCCAGAATATCGAGGACGGCGTCACCCCGCATTGCAGCGGAAGCCCGGTGGCGGCCGAATTTTCCGTGCCCCTTATCGGGTTTCTACCGCCGGATATACAGCAAAGCTATGCGTCCGCGCCCGGCGAGCGCAGCCATAGCCAGCTATTCCCGACGACTCTTGCCTTGATGGGTTATGACCCGATTTATGCAGCGGATAATTATGACAATTTGCTGATGGCCCCCACTGCTCGCTATGTCTGGTTTGGCCGCGGTATCGTGCCAGTGGAAGCGGGAGGGCGAATTGATGTGTCCGGTGGAGACCGTTTTCCAGCGCAATAA
- a CDS encoding retropepsin-like aspartic protease family protein — MPDENTVSKAPKANVAQIANVGPVGISSSHPHVISRSSDGLFYIDGNIDGVTVRFAVDTGASIVVLNAQDAKRVGLGTENRLKQRIRTASGYGMMAWQRADNIMIAGQSLGRLEVAIMEDGPDVSLLGLNALSRLGSITIEQDQLFIE; from the coding sequence ATGCCGGATGAAAACACAGTTTCTAAGGCTCCAAAGGCAAATGTCGCACAGATTGCTAATGTTGGACCTGTCGGAATAAGTTCATCCCATCCGCATGTCATATCGCGAAGCAGCGACGGCCTGTTCTACATTGATGGCAATATTGACGGTGTTACCGTTCGATTTGCCGTCGATACCGGGGCATCGATAGTTGTTTTGAATGCACAGGATGCAAAGCGGGTCGGATTGGGCACGGAAAACCGGCTAAAACAACGCATTCGCACGGCCTCGGGCTATGGAATGATGGCTTGGCAGCGTGCCGATAATATAATGATTGCGGGACAATCGCTCGGTCGTCTGGAAGTCGCTATCATGGAAGATGGCCCGGATGTTTCGTTGCTGGGGCTGAATGCCTTGTCCCGTTTGGGTTCGATCACGATTGAACAGGATCAACTCTTTATTGAATAA
- the uvrA gene encoding excinuclease ABC subunit UvrA, producing MSLTHIKVKGAREHNLKGVDIDLPRDKLIVITGLSGSGKSSLAFDTIYAEGQRRYVESLSAYARQFLEMMQKPDVEHIEGLSPAISIEQKTTSRNPRSTVATVTEIYDYMRLLWARAGVPYSPATGEPITAQTVSQMVDRVMALPEKTRFYLLAPVVRGRKGEYRKELLEWQKAGFTRVRVDGEFYDIEETPKLDKKLKHDIEVVVDRLVVRAETDNKEGMETRLADSFETALRLADGLAFVDLAEGTVAEAMAKKAPSPSGEGLKEGKSGKDETSPLPTLPPEGERAQGKMKGTGLPDNRIVFSERFACPVSGFTIEEIAPRLFSFNAPQGACPACDGLGEKLHFDTQLVVPNPALSIKKGAVVPWAKSNPPSPYYMQVLGSLAKHFEFSLDTPWQDLSEHHRDIILNGTQGLPVTLRFQDGRKSYEVKKPFEGVVGNLTRRMLQTESAWMREELAKFQAAAPCEVCHGARLKPEALAVKIAGEDISIPTRRSVGDALAFFNGLADQLDKTQKQIAEPILKEIIERLGFLNNVGLDYLNLDRTSGTLSGGESQRIRLASQIGSGLSGVLYVLDEPSIGLHQRDNDRLLTTLKRLRDLGNTVIVVEHDEDAIRTADYVVDMGPGAGVHGGDVVAAGTLKQILKAKKSLTAAYLNGSREIEVPAKRRKGNGKKLTVHGATANNLQNVTASIPLGTFTCVTGLSGSGKSSLTIDTLYAAAARTLNGARVIAGKHDKITGLQYCDKVIDIDQSPIGRTPRSNPATYTGAFTNIRDWFAGLPEAAARGYKPGRFSFNVKGGRCEVCRGDGLIKIEMHFLPDVYVTCEECGGKRYNRETLEVKFKGKSIADILDMTVEDAVSFFKAVPPIRDKMAMLYEVGLGYIKVGQQATTLSGGEAQRVKLAKELSKRSTGQTLYILDEPTTGLHFEDVRKLLQVLHQLVEQGNSVVVIEHNLDVIKTADHILDLGPEGGVRGGEIVAEGTPEQVAKVKGSFTGGYLKDMLSK from the coding sequence ATGAGTCTTACCCATATTAAAGTCAAAGGCGCCCGGGAGCATAATCTCAAAGGCGTCGATATCGACCTTCCCCGTGACAAGCTGATCGTCATTACCGGCCTTTCCGGCAGTGGTAAGTCGAGCCTGGCTTTCGACACCATCTATGCGGAAGGTCAGCGCCGCTATGTGGAATCGCTTTCCGCCTATGCGCGCCAGTTTCTGGAGATGATGCAGAAACCGGATGTCGAGCATATTGAGGGCCTGTCCCCCGCCATCTCGATCGAACAGAAAACGACTTCCCGCAATCCGCGTTCGACAGTGGCGACGGTTACCGAGATTTATGACTATATGCGTCTGTTATGGGCGCGCGCAGGTGTGCCTTACTCCCCTGCAACGGGAGAACCGATTACCGCGCAGACGGTGAGCCAGATGGTCGATCGTGTCATGGCATTGCCAGAGAAAACACGGTTTTACCTGCTTGCTCCTGTCGTGCGCGGACGCAAAGGCGAATATCGCAAGGAATTGCTGGAGTGGCAGAAAGCGGGCTTTACCCGTGTCCGTGTCGATGGCGAATTTTACGATATTGAAGAAACGCCAAAGCTCGACAAAAAACTGAAACATGACATTGAGGTTGTCGTCGATCGTCTGGTTGTACGGGCCGAGACCGACAATAAAGAGGGCATGGAAACCCGGCTGGCCGACAGTTTCGAAACCGCTCTGCGGCTGGCCGACGGATTGGCCTTTGTCGATCTGGCGGAGGGAACGGTTGCCGAGGCCATGGCCAAAAAGGCTCCCTCCCCTTCAGGGGAGGGATTAAAGGAGGGGAAGTCCGGTAAGGACGAAACTTCCCCCCTCCCAACCCTCCCCCCTGAAGGGGAGAGGGCTCAAGGCAAGATGAAGGGCACCGGCCTACCCGATAATCGCATTGTGTTTTCCGAACGCTTTGCCTGTCCGGTCAGTGGCTTCACGATTGAGGAGATCGCGCCGCGGCTCTTTTCGTTTAACGCACCGCAAGGCGCCTGCCCCGCCTGTGACGGTCTAGGTGAAAAGCTGCATTTTGATACGCAACTGGTCGTGCCCAATCCGGCGCTGTCGATCAAAAAGGGCGCGGTCGTGCCCTGGGCCAAGTCCAATCCGCCCAGCCCCTATTATATGCAGGTACTTGGCAGTCTCGCAAAACATTTTGAATTTTCGCTCGATACGCCGTGGCAAGATTTGTCGGAACATCATCGCGATATCATCCTCAATGGCACGCAGGGTCTGCCGGTCACTTTACGGTTCCAGGACGGGCGCAAAAGCTATGAGGTCAAGAAGCCGTTTGAAGGCGTGGTCGGTAACCTCACCCGCCGGATGTTGCAAACCGAAAGCGCGTGGATGCGCGAAGAACTGGCGAAGTTTCAAGCGGCGGCGCCTTGCGAAGTCTGTCACGGCGCGCGGCTGAAACCCGAAGCTCTGGCGGTGAAAATTGCGGGTGAGGATATCAGCATCCCGACCCGGCGCAGCGTCGGTGACGCCCTCGCCTTCTTCAACGGTCTCGCCGATCAACTGGACAAGACCCAAAAGCAGATTGCGGAACCGATACTCAAAGAGATTATCGAACGGCTTGGGTTCCTCAACAATGTCGGCCTCGATTATCTCAATCTTGACCGTACCAGCGGCACCTTATCTGGCGGGGAGAGCCAGCGCATCCGTCTGGCAAGCCAGATCGGGTCTGGATTAAGCGGTGTTCTCTATGTGCTCGATGAACCGAGCATTGGCCTACATCAGCGCGATAATGACCGGCTCCTGACCACGCTCAAGCGCCTGCGTGATCTTGGCAATACCGTGATTGTCGTTGAACATGACGAGGATGCTATACGGACCGCGGATTATGTCGTCGATATGGGGCCGGGTGCGGGCGTACATGGCGGCGATGTTGTTGCGGCCGGCACGCTCAAACAGATCCTGAAAGCGAAGAAATCGCTCACCGCAGCCTATCTCAATGGTTCGCGGGAGATTGAGGTTCCGGCAAAGCGGCGCAAAGGCAATGGCAAGAAGCTGACCGTCCATGGCGCAACCGCGAACAACCTGCAAAATGTCACAGCATCAATCCCGCTGGGCACCTTTACCTGTGTCACCGGCCTGTCTGGCTCCGGCAAATCATCGCTGACCATCGATACACTATATGCAGCGGCGGCGCGCACATTGAATGGCGCGCGGGTTATCGCCGGCAAGCATGATAAAATCACCGGCCTGCAATATTGCGACAAGGTCATCGATATCGACCAGTCCCCGATTGGCCGGACACCGCGTTCCAACCCGGCGACCTATACCGGTGCGTTCACCAACATTCGCGACTGGTTTGCGGGCCTGCCCGAAGCGGCGGCGCGCGGCTATAAACCGGGGCGTTTTTCATTCAACGTCAAAGGCGGGCGCTGCGAAGTGTGTCGCGGCGACGGGCTGATCAAGATCGAGATGCACTTCCTGCCCGATGTCTATGTCACCTGCGAGGAATGCGGCGGCAAACGCTATAATCGCGAAACGCTGGAAGTGAAGTTCAAGGGCAAGTCCATCGCCGACATACTCGACATGACGGTCGAAGACGCGGTGAGCTTCTTCAAGGCCGTCCCGCCGATCCGCGACAAAATGGCGATGCTCTATGAAGTGGGCCTCGGCTATATCAAAGTCGGCCAGCAGGCGACAACCCTGTCGGGCGGTGAGGCCCAACGGGTGAAGCTGGCCAAGGAACTGTCCAAACGCTCGACCGGGCAGACGCTCTATATCCTCGACGAGCCGACAACCGGCCTCCATTTCGAGGATGTCCGCAAATTGCTGCAAGTGCTTCATCAATTGGTCGAGCAAGGCAATAGCGTGGTGGTCATTGAGCATAATCTCGATGTCATCAAGACGGCTGATCATATACTCGACCTCGGTCCCGAAGGCGGGGTGCGCGGCGGCGAGATTGTTGCGGAAGGAACCCCGGAACAGGTGGCGAAGGTCAAGGGCAGCTTTACTGGCGGCTATTTGAAGGACATGCTGTCGAAGTGA
- a CDS encoding D-Ala-D-Ala carboxypeptidase family metallohydrolase, whose amino-acid sequence MKLSPNFHLSEFTQSQTATRLMLDNTPGPAEIAALKLLCEKVLEPVRENYNRPVLISSGYRSPAVNRAIRGSRSSQHAKGEAADFEIAGIDNLRICQWMERRLNYDQLILEFYERGVPASGWVHVSYREPYRNQELTAKRVVRNGRRRTVYQNGIVG is encoded by the coding sequence ATGAAACTCAGCCCGAATTTCCATCTCAGCGAGTTTACGCAATCGCAGACGGCCACGCGGCTGATGCTCGACAACACGCCCGGACCGGCGGAGATCGCAGCGCTGAAACTGCTCTGCGAAAAGGTGCTGGAGCCGGTGCGTGAGAATTATAATCGCCCGGTCCTGATCTCTTCAGGCTATCGCTCGCCCGCCGTCAACCGCGCCATCCGTGGTTCTCGCAGTTCGCAACATGCCAAGGGCGAAGCGGCGGATTTCGAAATTGCCGGTATCGACAACCTGCGTATCTGCCAGTGGATGGAACGGCGGCTCAACTATGACCAGCTGATCCTGGAATTTTACGAGCGCGGCGTGCCGGCAAGCGGCTGGGTTCACGTGTCTTACCGCGAACCCTATCGCAATCAGGAACTGACCGCCAAGCGTGTCGTCCGCAACGGCCGGCGACGAACCGTCTATCAGAACGGGATCGTCGGATAA
- a CDS encoding DUF4345 domain-containing protein codes for MTLFRIAIYVFGLIPLYYGVTGIVLGAAQLMAGEPFTPAMDNQFRYLSGVYIGIAAMLFYAAGDIVGRASVFRLAVLAVFIGGLGRVVSYLSIGAPPAEMVGGMVLELIAPVFILWQAKVIKSA; via the coding sequence ATGACTTTATTTCGCATCGCTATCTATGTTTTCGGGCTGATCCCGCTTTATTACGGCGTTACAGGCATCGTCTTAGGTGCGGCACAATTGATGGCCGGGGAACCCTTTACCCCAGCGATGGATAATCAGTTTCGCTATCTCTCCGGCGTGTATATTGGCATTGCAGCGATGCTATTTTATGCCGCCGGCGATATAGTGGGACGGGCATCCGTGTTTCGCCTGGCGGTGCTGGCCGTGTTTATCGGTGGTTTGGGCCGGGTGGTTTCTTACCTGAGCATAGGCGCGCCGCCCGCAGAGATGGTTGGCGGCATGGTGCTAGAGCTAATCGCGCCCGTCTTTATTTTGTGGCAGGCGAAGGTGATCAAAAGCGCGTGA
- a CDS encoding DUF3592 domain-containing protein, with product MRSDLPFLRNPVRRAPAKIVRHDRRYEDGAPVYQPVFRFADEHGTFIEVRDKLYMPFPKPVIGEMVEIIYPEGYPQQARIPYPVFRTLLYGLLGYAFVMLAMEITGWW from the coding sequence TTGCGCAGTGATTTGCCGTTTCTGCGCAACCCTGTCCGCCGTGCGCCTGCAAAAATTGTCCGCCACGATCGTCGCTATGAAGACGGCGCGCCGGTTTACCAGCCAGTGTTCCGATTTGCCGACGAACACGGCACATTTATCGAGGTGCGTGACAAGCTTTATATGCCTTTTCCCAAGCCGGTGATCGGCGAGATGGTCGAAATCATCTACCCCGAAGGCTACCCGCAGCAAGCCCGCATCCCCTATCCGGTGTTCCGCACGTTGCTATACGGCTTGCTCGGCTACGCCTTTGTGATGCTGGCCATGGAGATTACCGGGTGGTGGTAA
- a CDS encoding CBS domain-containing protein has protein sequence MMKIAERVEYATKPKPLTCDPDDLVLDAVKRMADKNYGSIIAVDKSDHILGMMTERDIMKRLIAEGRDPKKTKVGDIMTSSVRTAKADDDLNDWLRIMSNERFRRLPIVDNDDKLQSIMTQGDFVSYTWPELMQQATTMAKATFGETLSLPRILAGILAYTLLLIIAVSLIR, from the coding sequence ATGATGAAAATTGCTGAACGCGTAGAATATGCCACCAAACCAAAACCCCTGACCTGTGACCCGGATGACTTGGTCCTGGATGCGGTCAAGCGAATGGCGGACAAAAATTACGGTTCCATCATCGCAGTGGATAAGAGCGACCATATTCTGGGCATGATGACCGAACGCGATATCATGAAACGCCTGATCGCCGAAGGGCGTGATCCCAAGAAGACCAAGGTCGGGGATATCATGACGTCTTCTGTGCGAACGGCCAAAGCGGATGATGACCTGAACGACTGGCTGCGGATCATGTCCAACGAACGCTTTCGCCGCCTGCCAATTGTCGACAATGACGACAAGTTGCAATCGATCATGACGCAGGGCGATTTCGTGTCCTACACCTGGCCAGAGTTGATGCAGCAAGCGACGACAATGGCAAAAGCCACCTTCGGTGAGACCCTCAGCCTGCCGCGCATATTGGCTGGTATATTGGCTTATACATTGCTGCTGATTATAGCTGTGAGTCTGATCAGGTAG
- a CDS encoding DUF1353 domain-containing protein, with translation MAHYTGRPRFEWDEDGRIMTLLNRFAFVDKAQRVWSVPANVRVDGASIPKFAWSILGSPFVGRYRKASVVHDWYCDIRTREWKATHRMFYEAMRASKVSGAKARIMYAAVYYAGPRWDIVADYDGALAETVSAEAYSLEQSAVAKTEHLERPNVIIWQRQEVDEEAFLQMCDDFAKRCATIADVEAMIEDHMGATE, from the coding sequence ATGGCACATTATACCGGACGACCGCGCTTTGAATGGGATGAGGACGGGCGGATCATGACATTGCTGAACCGCTTTGCCTTTGTTGACAAGGCGCAGCGGGTATGGAGCGTGCCGGCAAATGTGCGGGTGGACGGCGCCTCAATTCCGAAATTTGCGTGGTCGATTCTCGGCAGTCCGTTTGTCGGCCGCTATCGCAAAGCCTCTGTGGTTCATGACTGGTATTGCGACATTCGCACCCGCGAATGGAAAGCAACCCACCGGATGTTCTACGAAGCCATGCGCGCGTCGAAGGTGAGCGGAGCGAAGGCACGGATCATGTATGCGGCCGTCTATTATGCCGGACCGCGCTGGGACATCGTGGCTGATTATGATGGGGCGCTAGCAGAAACAGTATCGGCCGAGGCCTATAGCCTCGAACAAAGCGCGGTTGCCAAAACCGAACATTTGGAAAGGCCGAATGTAATCATCTGGCAGCGGCAGGAAGTGGACGAGGAGGCGTTTCTGCAAATGTGCGACGATTTCGCCAAACGATGCGCGACGATCGCGGACGTCGAGGCGATGATCGAAGATCATATGGGTGCGACCGAATGA
- a CDS encoding DUF1993 domain-containing protein, with protein MSLTKLLVPTYVQMLKALSGWLKKAEAQMPKENAEALLAARLAPDMFPLSTQIRFVCVQAQEPIYRLRGEAFPESLHQLVDEGRDAIDKPGSLAEAQARIHEALDLLEGLVTDALDADPDAPIVHELPSGMIFDLTAEQYARDWTLAQFYFHLMTAYAILRSEKVELGKVDYIPHMLGFLRPETISEA; from the coding sequence ATGTCATTAACAAAGCTCCTCGTCCCCACCTATGTCCAAATGTTAAAAGCACTTTCCGGCTGGTTGAAAAAGGCAGAGGCGCAGATGCCCAAGGAAAATGCCGAAGCGTTGCTGGCCGCTCGGCTGGCACCTGATATGTTTCCGCTATCGACCCAGATCCGGTTTGTCTGTGTACAGGCCCAGGAACCTATTTATCGCTTAAGAGGAGAAGCTTTTCCGGAATCTCTGCATCAACTGGTCGATGAAGGGCGTGATGCCATTGATAAGCCCGGTTCGCTTGCAGAGGCGCAAGCACGGATTCATGAGGCTCTGGATTTACTGGAGGGTCTTGTCACCGACGCGCTGGATGCCGATCCGGACGCACCCATTGTGCATGAACTTCCCAGCGGCATGATATTTGACCTGACGGCGGAACAATATGCCCGCGACTGGACGCTCGCCCAGTTTTATTTCCACCTCATGACCGCATATGCCATATTGCGCAGCGAGAAAGTCGAGCTTGGCAAGGTGGATTACATACCGCACATGTTGGGGTTTCTTCGTCCGGAAACGATTTCCGAGGCATGA
- a CDS encoding DUF4197 domain-containing protein has product MRNMTKKLKLSVATALLAVPLSVSPILSAPAQAQGTGVKSLLGNASDGALDKLSQPGAFYADKAVRVLLPGPLKNATSILRFTSKAGLTKDITKSLNDAAGKAALEAKPVFRSAIDNLTLTDGVGIVTGGGTGGTDYLRRTSGEELAVKIRPLVEKALGEVGAYKQVERLGSLSALSSLGGLDLSRDGLTDSVTEQALDGIFSYIGAEETNFRKNP; this is encoded by the coding sequence ATGCGGAATATGACCAAGAAATTGAAACTGAGTGTGGCAACAGCTTTGCTGGCAGTACCATTGTCCGTGTCTCCGATTTTATCCGCCCCGGCACAGGCACAAGGCACCGGCGTCAAGAGCTTGCTCGGCAATGCATCCGATGGCGCGCTTGATAAATTGTCGCAGCCGGGCGCCTTTTATGCCGACAAAGCGGTGCGGGTATTGCTGCCCGGTCCCTTGAAAAACGCCACCAGTATATTGCGCTTCACCAGCAAGGCTGGCCTGACCAAGGATATCACCAAAAGCCTGAACGACGCAGCCGGCAAGGCGGCGCTTGAGGCCAAACCGGTTTTCCGGTCCGCCATCGATAACCTGACTTTGACCGACGGCGTCGGTATCGTCACAGGCGGCGGCACGGGCGGAACAGACTATCTGCGCAGGACATCTGGCGAAGAGCTGGCCGTCAAGATCCGCCCGCTGGTTGAAAAAGCGCTCGGCGAGGTCGGCGCTTATAAGCAGGTTGAGAGGCTTGGTTCGCTTTCCGCCTTGTCTTCGCTGGGCGGGCTTGATCTGTCGCGCGATGGATTAACCGATAGCGTCACCGAACAGGCTTTGGATGGTATTTTCTCTTACATCGGCGCTGAAGAAACCAACTTCCGCAAGAACCCTTGA
- a CDS encoding SDR family oxidoreductase codes for MDFNKLFSLEGRVALVTGGHRGIGRMISEGFLAQGAKVYISGRKADACDAAAAEMGDNCVSVPGDVSTVEGCQALAAEIAKHETKLDILINNAGVAWGEEYLSFPEAGWDKVMDTNVKGLFFLTQALHPQLKAAASFDRPAKVVNIASIDGFRVNPWETYSYQASKAAVVHLTRKMASKLVSDDIIMSGIAPGAFASNMNKAARDHEDAVEKGIPAKRIGRPEDMAAAAIYLSSSAGDYVIGTTLIVDGGVVNASNPDASIQP; via the coding sequence ATGGATTTTAACAAGCTATTCTCTCTTGAAGGCCGTGTTGCTTTGGTTACGGGCGGTCACCGCGGTATTGGACGGATGATTTCTGAAGGCTTTCTGGCTCAGGGCGCGAAGGTCTATATTTCTGGCCGAAAAGCCGATGCCTGTGATGCCGCTGCGGCGGAAATGGGCGACAATTGTGTTTCCGTTCCCGGTGATGTCAGTACCGTTGAGGGCTGTCAGGCGTTGGCCGCCGAAATTGCCAAACATGAGACAAAGCTGGATATTTTGATCAACAATGCCGGCGTCGCATGGGGTGAGGAATATCTTAGCTTTCCGGAAGCCGGCTGGGACAAGGTGATGGATACCAATGTCAAAGGCCTGTTCTTCCTCACGCAAGCGCTGCATCCACAACTGAAAGCCGCAGCCAGTTTTGATCGTCCAGCAAAAGTCGTTAACATCGCCTCAATCGATGGCTTTAGAGTTAACCCATGGGAGACCTACAGCTATCAGGCGTCCAAAGCGGCGGTTGTTCATCTGACCCGCAAGATGGCGTCCAAGCTGGTGTCTGATGATATCATCATGTCCGGGATTGCGCCGGGTGCCTTTGCATCAAATATGAACAAGGCGGCACGTGATCATGAAGATGCGGTTGAAAAAGGCATTCCGGCGAAACGCATTGGTCGGCCCGAAGATATGGCCGCTGCGGCGATTTACCTATCCAGTAGTGCCGGTGACTATGTCATTGGCACGACCTTGATCGTTGATGGCGGTGTGGTGAACGCGTCCAATCCCGATGCCTCGATCCAGCCCTGA
- a CDS encoding acyl-CoA dehydrogenase family protein: MPLYLNDDQKMLQDSAADFMKGEGNVAHFREFRDKNCKDGFSHALWKQFAEMGFTGILVSEDEGGLGLGHTEAGVVLEEIGRNLTPSPFLTTAVAGVEALNAGGKALRDKYFPGILSGDSVLALAIDEGAKHRPDQIAMAATRAGNGFKLDGKKQFVVQGGSADTLIVAARTSGSAGDDKGLTLFAVDTSVGGLSRDSVRLVDSAMAAHVEFDGVVVDADAVIGEVDEGGAVLKRMLNAGRAGAAAETLGVGAGAMDITVDYIKGRKQFDTIIGSFQALQHRTAHLYSEMEIARATVLKAQQMLDEGSSKAEMMVSVAKAKAGKATSLSVKEGVQMHGGVGMTDEYDIGLYMKRDRALAEFMGDTNYHTNLVAEMHGY; this comes from the coding sequence ATGCCGCTTTACTTGAATGACGACCAGAAGATGCTGCAAGACAGCGCAGCGGATTTTATGAAGGGCGAAGGCAATGTCGCTCATTTCCGTGAATTTCGTGACAAGAACTGCAAGGATGGTTTTTCGCATGCGCTGTGGAAGCAATTTGCGGAAATGGGTTTTACCGGAATATTGGTTTCCGAAGATGAAGGCGGTCTTGGTCTCGGTCATACCGAAGCTGGCGTTGTGCTCGAAGAAATAGGTCGCAATCTCACCCCGTCGCCATTCCTGACCACTGCCGTTGCTGGCGTAGAGGCCCTGAATGCTGGCGGCAAAGCGCTGCGTGACAAATATTTCCCGGGTATCTTGTCCGGCGACAGTGTCTTGGCACTTGCCATTGATGAGGGAGCCAAACATCGCCCCGATCAAATCGCTATGGCGGCTACGCGAGCAGGCAATGGTTTTAAGCTGGATGGCAAGAAGCAATTTGTTGTGCAAGGTGGTTCGGCCGATACATTGATTGTTGCGGCGCGGACCAGTGGCAGTGCGGGCGATGATAAGGGCCTGACTCTCTTTGCAGTTGATACCAGTGTTGGTGGCTTGTCCAGAGACAGTGTCCGTTTGGTCGACAGCGCTATGGCGGCCCATGTCGAATTTGATGGGGTGGTTGTTGACGCTGACGCGGTGATCGGTGAAGTTGACGAGGGCGGCGCGGTTCTGAAACGCATGCTCAATGCTGGCCGGGCAGGGGCGGCTGCGGAAACCCTTGGTGTCGGCGCGGGCGCTATGGATATCACCGTAGACTATATCAAAGGCCGCAAACAGTTTGATACGATTATCGGCTCGTTCCAGGCGCTGCAGCATCGCACCGCTCATCTTTACAGCGAGATGGAAATTGCCCGTGCAACCGTATTGAAGGCACAGCAGATGCTGGACGAGGGCTCGTCTAAAGCAGAAATGATGGTTTCGGTTGCCAAGGCGAAAGCGGGCAAGGCGACATCGCTCTCTGTCAAGGAAGGCGTGCAAATGCACGGCGGTGTGGGGATGACGGATGAATATGATATCGGTCTCTACATGAAGCGCGACCGCGCGCTGGCCGAATTCATGGGTGATACCAATTATCACACCAATCTCGTTGCCGAAATGCACGGTTATTAA